In the genome of Candidatus Reidiella endopervernicosa, one region contains:
- a CDS encoding DUF2798 domain-containing protein, with product MKRLPRRYAPRLIVLFTSLFMSFIMSMMITLINIGFRDDYFIQWMRAFPIAFAIAFPALLIVLPIVRRLVVRLTEEA from the coding sequence ATGAAGCGACTACCACGGCGCTATGCACCCCGCCTCATCGTCCTGTTCACTTCGCTGTTTATGTCCTTCATCATGTCGATGATGATCACCTTGATCAATATCGGTTTTCGTGACGACTACTTTATTCAGTGGATGCGGGCCTTCCCGATCGCCTTTGCGATCGCCTTCCCGGCCCTGCTGATTGTCCTGCCTATCGTACGCAGGCTGGTTGTCCGATTAACCGAGGAGGCATAA
- a CDS encoding response regulator: MKVLVIDDHALFRVGLEGLLEKRGIEVTAVASGSEGLEIAPQLNPDVVLLDMRMPDMSGIEVLTKVRNSGLEMPAVMLTTSDDEQDLIDSLRNGAQGYLLKDMEPDELVSALRNIVAGKTVIAPDLAGVLAKVVQQGDGSADEEIDNEESNPFSELTPREKEILCLLAEGQSNKAIARNLGITDGTVKLHVKAVLRKLSVHSRVEAAVIAVEQGVCNKSVAERDQA; this comes from the coding sequence ATGAAAGTATTGGTAATTGATGATCACGCCCTTTTCCGTGTAGGCCTCGAAGGACTACTAGAGAAACGCGGCATTGAAGTTACTGCCGTGGCCAGCGGTAGCGAGGGACTGGAGATTGCGCCTCAGCTCAATCCCGACGTGGTACTACTCGATATGCGCATGCCCGACATGAGCGGCATAGAAGTGCTGACCAAGGTGCGCAACAGCGGCCTGGAGATGCCTGCTGTGATGCTCACTACCAGTGATGATGAGCAGGACCTGATCGACTCACTACGCAACGGAGCACAGGGTTATCTGCTCAAAGATATGGAACCTGATGAGCTGGTCAGTGCACTACGCAATATCGTCGCCGGAAAGACCGTCATCGCCCCAGATCTGGCCGGAGTACTTGCCAAGGTCGTGCAGCAGGGAGATGGCAGCGCAGACGAAGAGATCGATAATGAAGAGAGTAATCCCTTCTCTGAACTCACCCCACGCGAGAAGGAGATTCTCTGTCTGTTGGCTGAGGGCCAAAGCAACAAGGCCATCGCCCGTAACCTCGGCATAACCGACGGCACCGTAAAACTCCATGTAAAGGCGGTACTGCGCAAACTATCGGTCCACTCTCGTGTCGAGGCGGCCGTCATCGCAGTGGAACAGGGCGTCTGCAACAAGAGTGTCGCAGAGCGCGATCAGGCGTAG
- the cysG gene encoding siroheme synthase CysG, with protein MDFLPIFMNLKGRSCLVVGGGEVASRKASLLLDAGADLTVVAPELANTLQAWANSGRVKHREAGFEASDLEDVVLVIAATDDEAVNRQVSELAQARALPVNVVDNPSLCTFVMPSIIDRSPVQIAVSTGGVSPVLARLLRARLESLIPSAYGRLASMVEGFRDAVKGRFDDVNSRRGFWEGVLQGRVAELVFAGKDDAARRELEASIERGEVEMPGEVYLVGGGPGDPDLLTFRALRLMQQADVVVHDRLVSKEVLDLCRRDAERIYVGKERDNHSVPQDQINQLLVDLAKQGKRICRLKGGDPFVFGRGGEEIDTLTANGVSFQVVPAITAALGASSYAGIPLTHRDYSQSVVFVTGHLKDGSMNLNWKGLAQPQQTIVFYMGLKGLPVICEKLIENGLSPDLPIALVQQATTPRQRVYTGTLSTMPQIIEGTTIKPPTLIIVGDVVRLHERLNWFTSDEEAGEKQ; from the coding sequence ATGGATTTCCTGCCGATTTTTATGAACCTGAAGGGGCGTAGCTGCCTCGTTGTTGGGGGAGGAGAGGTCGCCTCTCGTAAGGCTTCCCTGCTGCTCGATGCCGGAGCCGATCTCACTGTAGTGGCGCCAGAGTTGGCCAATACGCTGCAGGCCTGGGCCAATAGCGGCCGTGTTAAACATCGTGAGGCTGGTTTTGAGGCGAGCGATCTCGAGGACGTGGTACTGGTTATCGCGGCAACCGATGATGAGGCCGTTAATCGACAGGTCTCTGAACTGGCGCAGGCTCGCGCACTGCCGGTGAATGTAGTCGACAATCCGTCACTCTGTACATTCGTGATGCCATCGATCATCGACCGCTCACCAGTACAGATTGCTGTTTCAACCGGTGGTGTCTCACCGGTATTGGCGCGTCTGCTTCGCGCCCGTCTCGAATCACTGATCCCATCTGCATACGGGCGACTCGCATCTATGGTCGAGGGTTTTCGCGATGCGGTGAAGGGACGCTTCGATGACGTCAACTCACGTCGCGGTTTCTGGGAAGGGGTGCTGCAGGGACGTGTGGCTGAATTGGTCTTTGCCGGTAAGGATGATGCCGCCAGACGTGAGTTGGAAGCGTCAATCGAACGTGGTGAGGTGGAGATGCCGGGTGAGGTCTATCTGGTGGGTGGTGGCCCGGGTGATCCCGACCTGCTCACCTTCAGGGCACTGCGCCTGATGCAGCAGGCCGATGTTGTGGTTCACGACCGCCTCGTCTCGAAAGAGGTGCTCGATCTCTGTCGTCGTGATGCCGAGCGTATCTACGTCGGTAAGGAGCGTGATAACCACTCCGTACCGCAGGATCAGATCAACCAACTATTGGTCGATCTGGCCAAGCAGGGAAAACGCATCTGTCGTCTCAAGGGCGGTGACCCCTTTGTCTTTGGCCGCGGTGGTGAGGAGATCGATACCCTTACCGCCAATGGCGTCAGTTTCCAGGTGGTCCCGGCGATCACCGCCGCACTGGGCGCCTCATCCTATGCCGGTATCCCGCTGACCCATCGTGACTACTCTCAGTCGGTCGTCTTTGTCACGGGCCATCTCAAGGATGGCTCAATGAATCTCAACTGGAAGGGGCTGGCACAACCACAGCAGACCATCGTCTTCTATATGGGACTGAAGGGACTGCCGGTGATCTGCGAGAAACTGATCGAAAATGGCCTGTCACCTGACCTGCCAATCGCTCTGGTTCAGCAGGCGACCACTCCACGTCAGCGTGTATACACCGGCACATTGTCGACCATGCCGCAGATTATTGAAGGAACCACTATCAAGCCACCAACCCTGATTATTGTCGGGGATGTGGTGCGTCTGCATGAGCGACTCAACTGGTTTACCTCCGATGAAGAGGCGGGTGAGAAGCAATAG
- a CDS encoding S24 family peptidase: MSDQAQSQCEGNEPYALMVLGDSMLPEFKEGDIIIIEPSGVIANESYVIAYHNDEYIFRQLIIDDDKFYLKPLNESYAMEEISGLDVIKGKITQKKFSSKRKDIKFYA; the protein is encoded by the coding sequence ATGAGTGATCAGGCACAAAGTCAGTGTGAAGGTAACGAACCCTATGCGTTAATGGTATTGGGTGACAGCATGCTGCCAGAATTTAAAGAGGGCGATATTATAATCATCGAGCCGAGTGGTGTGATTGCCAATGAGAGCTATGTGATCGCCTATCACAACGATGAGTACATTTTTCGTCAACTGATCATTGATGATGACAAGTTTTACCTTAAGCCACTCAATGAGAGTTATGCGATGGAAGAGATCAGCGGACTCGATGTGATTAAAGGCAAGATTACGCAGAAGAAGTTCAGTAGCAAACGCAAGGATATTAAGTTCTACGCCTGA
- a CDS encoding rhodanese-like domain-containing protein, protein MQHFIDLMKDCLGEIKEIFPWDLEEWFEEGKELMILDVREPYEFDAMHIPNSINVPRGILESACDYDYEETIPELVQAREREIVIVCRSGYRSILAASSMQRLGYEHVYSLKTGVRGWMEYEQPLVDTDEKPVDEDAADEYFSVRLRPEQMSSHYKK, encoded by the coding sequence ATGCAGCATTTTATCGATCTGATGAAGGATTGCCTTGGTGAGATCAAGGAGATCTTTCCATGGGATTTAGAAGAGTGGTTTGAAGAGGGTAAGGAGTTGATGATCCTCGATGTTCGTGAACCCTACGAGTTCGATGCGATGCATATCCCAAACTCAATTAATGTACCGCGCGGCATTCTCGAGTCGGCCTGCGATTACGACTACGAGGAAACTATTCCTGAACTGGTGCAGGCTCGCGAGAGAGAGATCGTTATCGTCTGTCGCTCTGGCTATCGCAGCATCCTCGCTGCTAGCAGCATGCAACGACTTGGCTATGAGCACGTCTATTCACTGAAAACCGGTGTACGCGGCTGGATGGAGTATGAACAACCGTTGGTCGATACGGATGAAAAACCTGTTGACGAAGATGCTGCCGATGAATACTTCTCAGTACGACTGCGTCCCGAACAGATGTCGAGCCACTACAAAAAATAG
- the nrfD gene encoding NrfD/PsrC family molybdoenzyme membrane anchor subunit, with the protein MKKIVYRDIIGHMQGFYSLLIILGGFILAALGSTYYMEHNGHWVTGMSNQIVWGTPHVFAVFLIVAASGALNVASIGSVFGKKMYKPLAPLSAIMAIALLIGGLMVLVLDLGRPDRLIVAMTTYNFKSIFAWNILLYNGFLVIVLAYLWTMMERRMNPYSRAVGTFAFVWRLVLTTGTGSIFGFLVARQAYDAAIMAPMFVVMSFAFGLAIFLLVLMFTYNAIERPLGDAMIKRMKNLLGVFVAGVLYFVITQHVTNLYATEHHAVERFILLDGGIYTKLFWIGQILLGSLVPLAILYHPKLGASRNWIASAAGLVILGGLIQMYVLIIGGQAFPLMMFPGYEVSSSFFDGAVNGIAHSYAPTLPEIMLGLGGFATALLLILMAVKTLHILPESLADEVVDPHH; encoded by the coding sequence ATGAAAAAGATCGTCTATCGCGACATTATTGGACACATGCAGGGCTTCTACTCCCTGCTAATCATCCTTGGTGGCTTCATCCTGGCTGCACTGGGTTCGACCTACTACATGGAGCATAACGGTCACTGGGTGACCGGTATGAGTAACCAGATCGTCTGGGGCACACCGCACGTGTTTGCGGTATTCCTGATCGTTGCGGCCTCCGGTGCACTCAACGTAGCCTCAATCGGCTCCGTGTTTGGCAAGAAGATGTACAAACCTTTGGCGCCACTCTCAGCAATCATGGCTATAGCGCTGCTGATTGGTGGTCTGATGGTACTGGTCCTCGATCTCGGCCGTCCTGATCGTCTGATCGTGGCAATGACCACCTACAACTTCAAGTCGATCTTTGCCTGGAACATCCTGCTCTATAATGGCTTCCTGGTTATCGTACTGGCCTATCTCTGGACCATGATGGAACGTCGTATGAACCCCTACTCCAGAGCGGTTGGTACCTTCGCATTTGTCTGGCGTTTGGTACTTACCACCGGTACCGGTTCAATCTTCGGCTTCCTGGTTGCCCGTCAGGCCTACGATGCAGCGATCATGGCTCCGATGTTTGTCGTCATGTCATTCGCCTTCGGCCTTGCAATCTTTCTACTGGTACTGATGTTCACCTACAACGCCATTGAGCGTCCGCTGGGCGATGCGATGATCAAACGCATGAAGAACCTGCTCGGTGTATTTGTGGCCGGTGTGCTCTACTTCGTCATCACCCAGCACGTTACCAATCTCTACGCCACTGAACACCATGCGGTTGAACGCTTCATCCTGCTTGATGGCGGTATCTACACCAAACTGTTCTGGATCGGTCAGATCCTGCTCGGCTCGCTGGTACCTCTGGCTATCCTCTACCATCCGAAACTGGGTGCCTCACGTAACTGGATTGCCAGTGCAGCGGGTCTGGTTATCCTCGGTGGCCTGATACAGATGTATGTACTCATCATTGGCGGACAGGCCTTCCCACTGATGATGTTCCCTGGCTATGAGGTGAGCAGCAGCTTCTTTGATGGTGCCGTGAACGGCATTGCCCACAGCTACGCACCGACTCTGCCTGAAATAATGCTCGGTCTGGGTGGTTTTGCCACCGCCCTGTTGCTGATTTTGATGGCGGTCAAGACACTCCACATTCTTCCGGAGAGCCTGGCTGACGAGGTTGTCGACCCGCACCACTAA
- the tsaA gene encoding tRNA (N6-threonylcarbamoyladenosine(37)-N6)-methyltransferase TrmO, whose translation MVDPVSFNVIGEVHSCFKEKFGTPRQPGLIREAPAKLELHPPYNREEAIRGLDGFSHLWILFLFNQSMMEAWKPMVRPPRLGGNQRVGVFASRSNFRPNPVGLSVVALDSIDLSSGVVLNLSGVDILDGTPVIDIKPYLPYADVIDEAKAGYAPAPPSTAIGIRFSDRALTRCQELESKGCNNLKLIIEQMLLSDPRPGYQRETAQEGKQFGMRLFDLNIKWSVEQGLFVVLEIERVKTG comes from the coding sequence ATGGTAGATCCAGTTTCGTTTAATGTGATTGGGGAGGTGCACTCCTGTTTTAAGGAGAAGTTTGGTACGCCCAGACAGCCGGGCCTGATTCGCGAGGCACCCGCAAAGTTGGAGTTACATCCACCCTACAATCGTGAAGAGGCCATTCGCGGACTGGATGGTTTCTCTCATCTCTGGATTCTGTTCCTCTTTAATCAGAGCATGATGGAAGCGTGGAAGCCGATGGTACGACCACCACGACTCGGTGGTAATCAACGAGTCGGCGTCTTCGCAAGCCGGTCAAATTTCAGACCGAATCCAGTTGGGCTTTCGGTCGTTGCACTCGATTCGATCGATCTGAGCAGTGGTGTGGTGCTCAATCTTAGCGGGGTGGATATTCTTGACGGTACACCGGTAATCGATATCAAACCCTATCTCCCCTATGCCGATGTGATTGATGAGGCCAAGGCAGGTTATGCTCCAGCGCCACCAAGCACAGCAATTGGAATCCGATTCAGTGATCGTGCACTTACCCGTTGTCAGGAGCTGGAATCGAAAGGGTGTAATAACCTTAAATTGATTATCGAACAGATGTTATTGAGTGATCCACGTCCGGGTTACCAGCGTGAAACAGCACAAGAGGGAAAGCAGTTTGGGATGCGCCTGTTCGATCTGAATATCAAATGGTCAGTAGAGCAGGGGCTGTTCGTGGTACTTGAAATCGAACGGGTTAAAACAGGCTAA
- a CDS encoding Rieske (2Fe-2S) protein, which translates to MPFHSLEKVEALHDGYQRSFEVNGLQLLLIHQQGRSYLIENRCGHFGVPLDRATLYEQSIECNQHYIRFDLNNGEVLTPNAGQCDPLRIFETVIEDGQIGFTL; encoded by the coding sequence ATGCCATTTCACTCTTTAGAAAAAGTGGAAGCGTTGCATGACGGCTATCAACGCAGCTTTGAGGTTAATGGACTGCAGCTATTGTTGATTCATCAACAGGGCAGGAGCTACCTGATAGAGAACCGTTGCGGTCATTTCGGTGTGCCACTGGATAGAGCCACACTCTATGAGCAGAGCATCGAATGCAATCAACACTACATTCGTTTCGATCTCAACAATGGTGAAGTACTGACACCTAACGCCGGACAGTGTGATCCGCTCAGAATCTTTGAAACCGTTATTGAAGATGGGCAGATCGGGTTTACCCTTTAG
- a CDS encoding cobyrinate a,c-diamide synthase, with product MGHIMISAAHKSSGKTTVSIGLCAALAARGHNVRPFKKGPDYIDPLWLGKASGNGCYNLDFYTMQPNEIVTTFAERSSPVDISIIEGNKGLYDGMELDGSNSNAALAKLINAPVVLVIDCQGITRGIAPLLLGYQQFDNEIVIAGVILNKVAGPRHETKLRQAVEHYTNLPVLGAIHRNRELTIEERHLGLVPSNEAGGAERKIESIANLVAAQVDLDAIIEIAANAKPLTAGTQQQPSATMDLRIGVARDAAFGFYYENDLDAMRAAGAEPIFFDTLNDKTLPDVDALFIGGGFPETHMAALETNSEMRSAIHAAIEADMPVYAECGGLMYLSRSLQWQGSTAEMVGAIPADTVMHPRPVGRGYVELEESGQGPWPLTNSDSQPGQFKGHEFHYSALENLPDGLNYAYNVLRGVGIDGTRDGIVYRNLLANYAHLRDTASNRWIGRFIEFVRRCKNSTAT from the coding sequence ATGGGCCATATCATGATCTCGGCGGCCCACAAGTCGTCGGGCAAGACCACTGTCTCAATTGGACTCTGCGCGGCACTCGCCGCGCGCGGTCATAACGTTCGTCCGTTCAAGAAGGGTCCTGACTATATCGACCCGCTCTGGCTTGGTAAGGCATCGGGTAACGGCTGCTATAACCTCGATTTCTACACCATGCAGCCCAACGAGATTGTTACGACCTTTGCAGAGCGATCCTCTCCCGTCGACATCTCCATTATCGAGGGCAACAAGGGGCTCTATGACGGCATGGAGCTCGATGGTAGTAATAGTAATGCTGCGCTTGCCAAGCTGATCAATGCACCCGTTGTGCTGGTGATCGATTGCCAGGGAATTACACGTGGCATAGCCCCCCTACTGCTTGGCTATCAACAGTTTGATAATGAAATCGTTATTGCGGGTGTCATCCTTAATAAGGTTGCTGGCCCTCGTCACGAAACAAAATTACGGCAGGCGGTAGAGCACTACACCAACTTGCCTGTGCTGGGAGCAATTCACCGCAATCGGGAACTGACCATCGAGGAGCGTCACCTTGGCCTGGTACCTAGCAATGAAGCGGGTGGTGCTGAACGTAAGATAGAGAGCATCGCCAATCTTGTTGCTGCACAGGTCGATCTCGACGCTATTATCGAAATTGCTGCCAATGCGAAACCGCTTACCGCAGGCACCCAACAGCAGCCTTCAGCCACAATGGATCTACGTATCGGTGTCGCTCGAGATGCCGCCTTCGGCTTCTATTATGAGAATGATCTCGATGCGATGCGCGCCGCCGGTGCTGAGCCGATCTTCTTCGACACACTCAACGACAAAACACTGCCCGATGTCGACGCACTCTTTATCGGCGGTGGTTTTCCTGAGACCCACATGGCGGCGCTTGAGACCAATAGCGAAATGCGTTCAGCGATCCATGCCGCCATCGAAGCGGATATGCCCGTCTACGCTGAGTGTGGTGGCCTGATGTATCTGAGCCGCTCGCTACAGTGGCAGGGATCGACGGCTGAGATGGTTGGAGCCATTCCAGCCGATACAGTCATGCACCCGCGTCCCGTTGGGCGCGGCTATGTTGAACTCGAAGAGAGTGGACAGGGACCATGGCCACTAACCAACAGTGATAGCCAACCGGGGCAGTTTAAGGGGCATGAGTTCCATTACTCTGCCCTTGAAAACCTACCCGATGGCCTCAACTATGCCTATAACGTGTTGCGCGGCGTCGGTATCGACGGAACGCGCGACGGCATCGTCTATCGTAATCTGCTGGCCAATTATGCTCACCTGCGAGACACTGCCAGCAATCGTTGGATTGGACGCTTTATCGAGTTTGTAAGGCGCTGTAAAAATTCAACAGCGACCTAA
- a CDS encoding ATP-binding protein: MITSQPIDEQEHETEVEALDEAYSSDSVPNTLLSLVKRFGLTTEFVLLLAIIVATIGCAITALLYPEQRDSVITVLLLLSVTTLLTLFFAARQLRKTLVEPMQRVHNWAFGIAHGNLDNRLPDFECGGCNELSNNVNRVSDALQKLTHDMDDEVQKNMHYIEQKTRSLEILYDVAASINISRDLNDLLIRFLHTLKDLTKARAAAVRLLTNDQHMNLIYSIGLDEKVVEQEQMIPLQRCMCGKVATEGEVMCQEDISTCGEYAGQAFFTDEDVQMLAVPLQYRGRTLGVYNLFVDKSVLDDLEDTNALLTSIGRHLGMAIEKAHIDNEAKKLSIIQERTMLAHELHDSLAQTLASLRFQVRVLDETLQQSADFEAIQEIEQIENSLDEAYLELRELIAHFRAPIGQRGLIPSLEKIIKRFRDDTGIATFLQKEWQHASLPTNYEMQVLRIIQECLANIRKHSEAHAVRVILRCDAAGNYMVLVEDDGVGFDKPILDGHPGEHVGLSIMEERAQHLGGRVRIESEPGDGTRIQLTFRFNEGVQVEIPELQVMT; encoded by the coding sequence ATGATCACATCCCAGCCGATAGACGAACAGGAGCATGAAACTGAGGTTGAGGCCCTTGATGAGGCCTACTCTAGTGACTCCGTTCCAAACACACTCCTCTCTCTAGTTAAGCGATTTGGCCTGACTACGGAGTTTGTGCTTCTCCTTGCAATCATCGTAGCCACTATCGGCTGTGCGATCACCGCCCTGCTCTACCCTGAGCAGCGTGACAGTGTAATCACTGTACTGCTACTGCTCTCTGTCACCACCCTACTCACCCTTTTCTTCGCTGCACGCCAGCTGCGCAAAACACTGGTTGAACCAATGCAGCGGGTACATAACTGGGCCTTTGGTATCGCCCACGGCAATCTTGATAACCGCCTTCCGGATTTTGAGTGCGGTGGTTGTAACGAACTCTCGAACAACGTCAATCGCGTCTCTGATGCACTACAAAAACTGACTCACGACATGGACGATGAAGTGCAGAAGAATATGCACTACATCGAACAGAAGACCCGCTCACTTGAGATCCTCTACGACGTAGCCGCCAGCATTAACATCTCACGCGATCTGAATGATTTGCTGATCCGCTTTCTGCATACCCTCAAAGATCTCACCAAGGCGCGTGCCGCCGCGGTTCGACTGCTGACTAACGATCAACACATGAATCTGATCTATAGCATCGGACTTGATGAGAAGGTGGTCGAACAAGAACAGATGATTCCCCTGCAGCGCTGCATGTGCGGCAAGGTCGCCACCGAAGGTGAGGTGATGTGTCAGGAGGATATCAGCACCTGTGGTGAATACGCCGGCCAGGCGTTTTTCACCGACGAGGATGTTCAGATGCTCGCAGTCCCTCTGCAGTATCGCGGCCGCACACTCGGCGTCTACAATCTGTTTGTCGATAAGTCGGTACTCGATGATCTCGAAGATACCAATGCGCTGTTGACCAGTATCGGTCGACACCTCGGTATGGCGATCGAAAAAGCGCATATTGATAATGAGGCGAAAAAACTCTCAATCATTCAGGAACGCACCATGCTTGCCCATGAGCTGCACGACTCACTGGCACAGACACTTGCCAGTCTGCGCTTTCAGGTACGTGTGCTTGATGAGACGCTGCAGCAGAGCGCTGATTTCGAGGCGATCCAGGAGATTGAGCAGATCGAAAATAGTCTCGATGAAGCCTACCTGGAGCTACGCGAGCTGATCGCCCACTTCCGAGCCCCTATCGGCCAACGTGGCCTGATCCCCTCACTCGAGAAGATCATCAAACGCTTTCGAGATGACACCGGTATCGCCACCTTCCTGCAGAAGGAGTGGCAACATGCCAGCCTGCCGACCAACTACGAGATGCAGGTGCTGCGCATCATTCAGGAGTGCCTGGCCAACATACGCAAACACAGCGAGGCGCACGCAGTACGCGTCATACTGCGTTGCGATGCGGCAGGTAACTACATGGTATTGGTCGAGGATGATGGTGTCGGATTTGATAAGCCGATTCTTGATGGTCACCCCGGCGAGCACGTCGGGCTTTCGATTATGGAAGAGCGTGCTCAACACCTGGGTGGACGCGTGAGAATTGAGAGTGAACCGGGTGACGGGACGCGCATCCAGCTCACCTTCCGTTTCAACGAGGGAGTTCAGGTAGAGATTCCCGAGCTACAGGTGATGACCTGA
- a CDS encoding cold-shock protein translates to MATGTVKWFNNSKGFGFLAPADGGEDVFVHFSAIKGDGYKSLEEGQGVSFDIEDGPKGLQASNVVPQ, encoded by the coding sequence ATGGCAACAGGTACAGTTAAGTGGTTTAACAATTCCAAGGGATTCGGCTTTCTCGCACCGGCTGACGGTGGTGAAGATGTATTTGTACACTTCTCTGCTATCAAGGGTGACGGTTATAAGTCGCTGGAAGAGGGGCAGGGCGTATCGTTTGATATTGAAGATGGCCCGAAAGGACTGCAGGCTAGCAACGTCGTTCCTCAGTAA
- a CDS encoding HesB/IscA family protein — protein MLKVTKNAAKQILESAEQGENDGLPLRIAARRADDGSIQYAIGFDSRRDGDLHFDSEGVDIVIDETGKALLQGTTVDYVEMEPGQFSFIFLNPNDPNFVPPTEED, from the coding sequence ATGTTGAAAGTCACGAAGAATGCTGCCAAACAGATTCTGGAATCTGCCGAGCAGGGTGAAAACGACGGTCTACCGTTGCGCATTGCAGCTCGTCGCGCCGATGATGGTTCGATTCAGTACGCCATCGGTTTTGATTCACGCCGTGACGGAGACCTTCACTTCGACTCCGAGGGTGTCGATATCGTTATTGACGAGACAGGCAAGGCTCTTCTGCAGGGAACCACCGTCGATTATGTTGAGATGGAGCCAGGTCAGTTCAGCTTTATTTTCCTCAATCCCAACGATCCAAACTTCGTTCCACCCACCGAAGAGGATTAA
- a CDS encoding glycosyl transferase family protein, with product MSQQEHPFAPFIRILGKGKNGSRALTQEEAHQAMRMILNDEVEPEQLGAFLMLMRVKEESPEELAGFVAATRECLELPDTQLQVDLDWSSYAGKRRHLPWFLLSALLLAESGVRIFMHGASGHTAGRIYTKDVLGHFGMTPCNSIADAIDKMEQNNFAYLDLEQLSPKLHQIIELRPVLGLRSPVHTLSRLLNPFKAPYVLQGIFHPGYRPMHQEAAILLEQPHLAVIKGEGGEIERNPDIACLVQSVHDGEMSDEEWPPMFKRRHVKDADLNLDQLAALWNGTHEDEYAEASVVGTVAITLKMMGRADSIESAEAAAREMWENRNRERYGAAA from the coding sequence ATGTCACAACAGGAACACCCCTTCGCCCCCTTTATCCGTATTCTTGGTAAAGGCAAGAACGGTTCACGTGCCCTGACTCAGGAGGAAGCGCATCAGGCGATGCGCATGATTCTTAACGATGAGGTCGAGCCAGAACAGTTAGGTGCCTTCCTGATGCTAATGCGCGTCAAAGAGGAGAGCCCGGAAGAGTTAGCGGGGTTTGTTGCAGCGACACGTGAGTGCCTTGAGCTCCCCGACACTCAGTTGCAGGTGGACCTCGACTGGTCCTCCTATGCCGGCAAACGCCGTCATCTACCCTGGTTCCTGCTCTCTGCCCTGCTGCTGGCAGAGAGTGGCGTACGTATATTCATGCACGGCGCTAGCGGTCATACAGCAGGACGCATCTATACCAAGGATGTGTTGGGTCACTTCGGTATGACCCCCTGTAACTCAATTGCCGATGCTATCGATAAGATGGAGCAGAATAACTTCGCCTACCTCGATCTCGAGCAGCTCTCTCCCAAACTGCACCAGATTATCGAGTTGCGCCCCGTACTTGGGTTACGCTCACCGGTGCATACCCTCTCACGTCTGCTAAACCCCTTTAAGGCGCCTTATGTACTTCAGGGCATCTTCCACCCCGGTTACCGTCCGATGCACCAGGAGGCAGCCATCCTGCTTGAGCAGCCGCATTTGGCCGTTATTAAAGGAGAAGGTGGTGAGATCGAGCGTAATCCTGATATCGCCTGTCTGGTGCAGAGCGTACATGACGGTGAGATGAGCGATGAGGAGTGGCCACCGATGTTTAAACGACGCCATGTAAAGGATGCTGATCTCAATCTTGACCAGTTGGCGGCACTCTGGAACGGAACTCACGAAGATGAATATGCAGAGGCATCGGTTGTTGGCACAGTTGCCATCACCCTGAAGATGATGGGACGTGCCGACTCAATCGAGAGTGCCGAAGCCGCTGCTCGCGAGATGTGGGAAAACCGCAATCGTGAACGCTACGGTGCTGCTGCCTAA